A region from the Paenibacillus sp. FSL H8-0048 genome encodes:
- a CDS encoding ABC transporter permease, whose amino-acid sequence MSTLIKPGVDRNLKNRTSFGQTVRNSFTMAYRGLLKIRRTPEQLFDVTFQPIIFTLMFTYIFGGAIAGDVASYLPVIIPGILVQTVITTSVVTGVQLREDMEKGVFDRFKSLPIARIAPLAGALLADTIRYTIATVLTFVMGYIMGLRPEGGIGGVALAAVLVIGCSWAISWIFAFFGVIARTASSVQGISMIVLFPLTFLSNAFVPVETMPKWLQWFVNNNPISHLVTAVRELVNHGTVGSDLVYSLIGAAVIVAVFAPITVRAYMRRT is encoded by the coding sequence ATGAGTACATTAATCAAGCCGGGTGTAGACCGTAATTTAAAAAACCGTACCAGCTTCGGCCAGACGGTACGAAATTCCTTTACGATGGCCTACAGAGGACTGCTCAAGATCCGGCGTACACCGGAGCAATTGTTTGACGTCACGTTTCAGCCGATTATATTCACCTTGATGTTCACGTATATTTTCGGCGGGGCAATTGCCGGTGATGTGGCAAGTTATCTGCCGGTAATCATTCCGGGAATCTTGGTGCAGACCGTAATCACGACCTCTGTCGTCACCGGTGTCCAGCTGCGGGAGGACATGGAGAAAGGGGTGTTCGACCGCTTCAAATCGCTGCCGATTGCCCGGATTGCCCCTCTCGCAGGAGCACTGCTTGCAGATACTATACGCTACACGATTGCTACAGTACTCACCTTCGTAATGGGCTACATCATGGGCTTGCGGCCGGAAGGCGGCATCGGCGGGGTTGCCCTGGCGGCGGTTCTGGTCATCGGATGCTCCTGGGCCATCAGCTGGATCTTTGCCTTTTTCGGCGTGATCGCCCGCACGGCATCCAGTGTACAGGGGATTTCTATGATCGTGTTATTCCCGCTAACCTTCCTCTCGAATGCCTTCGTGCCGGTTGAGACGATGCCGAAATGGCTTCAGTGGTTCGTGAATAACAATCCGATCTCGCATCTGGTCACTGCTGTCCGTGAACTGGTCAATCATGGAACGGTAGGCAGTGATCTGGTCTATTCCCTGATCGGAGCCGCTGTGATTGTGGCGGTCTTTGCTCCGATTACCGTGCGTGCGTATATGCGCCGGACGTAA
- a CDS encoding ATP-binding cassette domain-containing protein: MKQTQAAGQGGSYAIEAQGLVKIYGSNRAVDGVDLKVGTGMIYGVLGPNGAGKTTVIRMLATLLRPDAGSARIFGHDVAKEPQIVRQLIGVTGQYASVDESLSATENLVIFSRLHGLGRAESRSKASELLEEFGLTEAAKRPLKNFSGGMRRRLDLAASLIAQPPLIFLDEPTTGLDPRTRNQMWETIRRLVNTGSTVLLTTQYLEEADQLADRIAVIDTGKVVAEGTVDELKSSVGNSSLHLKVVHPQQLLKARQIVEQVLQGRSNLSAEAAKIIAPMGNVDRVTDLLIALREAGIPLLEMSVQKPTLDEVFLTLTGYGVKEAAGLVPDSAQKKEGVLA, from the coding sequence ATGAAGCAGACACAAGCAGCAGGGCAGGGCGGCAGCTACGCCATTGAAGCGCAGGGATTGGTCAAAATCTACGGGAGCAACCGGGCCGTGGATGGTGTGGATCTCAAGGTAGGCACAGGAATGATCTATGGGGTGCTGGGTCCCAATGGTGCCGGGAAGACAACCGTAATTCGCATGCTGGCTACCCTCCTCCGGCCTGACGCAGGTTCGGCGCGTATCTTCGGACATGATGTGGCAAAAGAACCGCAGATCGTGCGTCAGTTAATTGGAGTGACGGGTCAATATGCATCGGTGGATGAATCGCTTAGCGCGACGGAGAACCTGGTGATCTTCTCCAGGCTGCATGGCCTGGGCCGTGCGGAGTCACGCAGCAAGGCTTCTGAGCTGCTGGAGGAATTCGGCTTGACGGAAGCAGCGAAGCGCCCGCTGAAGAATTTCTCCGGAGGGATGCGCCGGCGGCTGGATCTGGCGGCCAGTCTAATTGCGCAGCCGCCGCTTATCTTCCTGGATGAGCCGACAACGGGGCTTGATCCCCGGACGCGCAATCAGATGTGGGAGACGATCCGCAGGCTGGTGAATACGGGATCGACGGTCCTGCTGACGACCCAATATCTGGAGGAAGCGGATCAACTGGCGGACCGGATTGCCGTAATTGATACCGGTAAGGTGGTCGCAGAGGGAACCGTTGATGAACTCAAGAGCTCGGTGGGCAACTCCTCGCTTCACTTGAAGGTGGTCCATCCGCAGCAGTTGCTGAAGGCGCGGCAGATTGTGGAGCAGGTGCTTCAGGGACGCTCTAACCTGTCGGCAGAAGCAGCCAAAATTATCGCACCGATGGGGAACGTGGACCGGGTAACCGACCTGCTGATCGCCCTTCGTGAGGCAGGCATACCGCTGCTTGAGATGAGTGTGCAGAAGCCGACGCTGGATGAAGTATTCCTGACCTTGACCGGTTATGGCGTCAAGGAAGCTGCGGGGCTTGTCCCGGATAGCGCGCAGAAGAAGGAGGGAGTATTAGCATGA
- a CDS encoding phosphotransferase, whose translation MGGTNVWDAEWEVNEEQARTLIGRQFPELSSKQVKRLGWGWDNTVFLIGDEYVFRFPRRTFAVGAIRMEGKLLPKLAAYLTIPYPKPLFYGEASDEYPAPFLGYAHVPGEFPVGLTEERRALSAETLAEFLRRLHEFPVDTALKYGVQQDHRSLTDIASRKVKMEGFLSKLVEHLSPAESGRIEAYISRLQQDRVEEVNVLLHGDLHFKNMLVNENGIVSGIIDWGDLSVGHPACDLSVAYSFLPPYARGVFFETYGGADEDTKLLARLMAVYIPMLIFMQAADDGNEAVAAEAKSNIMRALSD comes from the coding sequence ATGGGAGGAACGAATGTATGGGATGCGGAGTGGGAGGTTAACGAAGAGCAGGCGCGGACGCTGATCGGCAGGCAATTCCCAGAGCTGTCATCGAAGCAAGTGAAGCGACTAGGCTGGGGCTGGGACAATACGGTTTTTCTCATCGGTGACGAGTACGTGTTCCGGTTTCCAAGAAGGACGTTTGCAGTTGGCGCGATTCGTATGGAAGGGAAGCTGCTGCCGAAGCTGGCGGCCTATTTGACCATCCCCTATCCGAAACCGTTGTTTTATGGCGAAGCAAGTGACGAATATCCGGCACCCTTTCTTGGCTATGCCCACGTGCCAGGAGAGTTTCCAGTCGGTTTGACGGAAGAACGCCGGGCTTTATCGGCAGAGACGCTGGCGGAATTTTTGCGGAGATTGCATGAGTTTCCGGTCGATACGGCGCTGAAGTACGGAGTTCAGCAAGATCATCGGAGCTTGACGGACATCGCATCGCGCAAAGTGAAAATGGAGGGCTTTCTATCGAAGTTGGTTGAACACCTATCGCCGGCGGAGTCAGGTAGGATCGAGGCGTATATCAGCAGGCTGCAACAGGACCGTGTGGAGGAGGTAAATGTACTGCTGCATGGCGATCTTCATTTCAAAAATATGCTTGTGAATGAGAACGGGATCGTCTCCGGCATCATTGATTGGGGTGATCTGAGCGTAGGCCATCCGGCTTGCGATTTGAGCGTTGCTTATAGCTTTTTACCACCGTACGCCCGCGGCGTGTTTTTCGAAACGTACGGAGGAGCGGACGAGGACACGAAGCTGCTGGCGCGGCTGATGGCGGTATACATCCCCATGCTGATCTTCATGCAAGCGGCCGATGACGGAAATGAAGCGGTTGCGGCAGAGGCGAAATCTAACATCATGCGGGCGCTATCGGATTAA
- a CDS encoding AraC family transcriptional regulator — MNLLEDMNAALFYIEEHLDDEIDVKVAAGYALCSEYHFTRMFSFRAGIPLSEYIRRRRLTLAAFKLQGSQHRIIDVALEYGYTSPDAFTKAFQQLHGVTPSEARTAGTPLKAFPRMTFQLTIRGGSEMNYRIEEKEAFRIVGLKKRVAIQFSGVNPEIAAMWQSLNMEMIDELKGLSNIIPAGIISASVNFSKGRMEERGELDHYIGVATTLEAPPSYAKLEVPVSTWAVFEAVGPFPDTLQNIWGRIYSEWFPSSNYEQVEGPELLWNESKDTDSLAFKSEIWIPVREVKRP; from the coding sequence ATGAACCTGCTGGAAGATATGAATGCTGCACTCTTCTACATTGAAGAGCACCTGGACGACGAGATCGATGTAAAAGTGGCTGCAGGCTACGCGTTATGCTCGGAGTATCATTTTACACGGATGTTCTCCTTCCGGGCCGGTATTCCGCTCTCCGAATATATCCGCCGCAGACGTCTTACGTTGGCTGCCTTCAAGCTGCAGGGGAGCCAGCACCGCATTATTGATGTTGCTCTGGAGTATGGATACACTTCACCGGATGCATTCACCAAAGCCTTTCAGCAGCTTCACGGCGTAACGCCTTCAGAAGCAAGAACGGCAGGGACACCCCTGAAGGCCTTTCCTCGAATGACCTTTCAATTAACCATTAGAGGAGGCAGTGAAATGAATTACCGCATAGAGGAGAAAGAGGCCTTCCGAATCGTTGGACTCAAGAAAAGGGTAGCCATCCAGTTCAGCGGGGTGAACCCGGAGATCGCTGCCATGTGGCAGAGTCTGAATATGGAGATGATCGATGAGCTGAAGGGGCTGTCGAATATCATTCCGGCGGGAATAATCAGCGCATCGGTGAATTTCTCGAAAGGACGGATGGAGGAACGCGGGGAGCTGGATCATTATATTGGTGTTGCCACCACTCTGGAAGCTCCGCCATCCTACGCCAAGCTTGAGGTTCCTGTGTCTACGTGGGCTGTATTCGAAGCAGTGGGGCCGTTTCCGGACACACTTCAGAATATCTGGGGCCGGATCTATTCCGAATGGTTCCCCTCTTCCAATTATGAGCAGGTCGAGGGGCCGGAGCTTCTATGGAATGAAAGCAAGGATACCGACTCATTAGCTTTTAAAAGTGAAATATGGATTCCGGTGCGGGAAGTTAAGCGACCTTAA
- a CDS encoding CDP-alcohol phosphatidyltransferase family protein produces the protein MKLLPNCITLSRIGLALLLLYLRPLGTGFTVVYLLCGITDMLDGPIARMTGTVSSFGAKLDSVADMTLAGTALYTLYPFLGLTPGLILWIVLIAVIRGTSILTALCKFSTYGSIHTYGNKLAGLLLFLTPLLLPHVNQAIWTIAVCSVATLSAIEELILLLIASELQLDRKGLYVRR, from the coding sequence ATGAAGCTTCTCCCCAACTGCATCACGCTCAGCCGGATCGGGCTGGCTCTTCTGCTGCTGTACCTGAGGCCGCTGGGCACAGGCTTCACTGTAGTCTACCTCCTGTGCGGAATTACCGATATGCTGGATGGTCCGATTGCCCGAATGACCGGTACGGTTAGCAGCTTCGGTGCCAAGCTCGATTCCGTGGCCGATATGACGCTGGCTGGCACTGCACTCTATACCTTATATCCGTTCCTTGGTCTGACCCCCGGCCTCATCCTGTGGATCGTGCTGATAGCCGTCATCCGGGGAACCTCCATCCTGACCGCGCTGTGTAAATTCAGCACCTACGGCAGCATTCATACCTACGGGAACAAGCTGGCCGGATTGCTGCTATTCCTTACACCATTGCTGCTTCCCCATGTGAATCAGGCGATCTGGACAATAGCTGTATGCTCAGTAGCCACTCTATCTGCAATCGAGGAACTGATCCTGCTTCTGATCGCAAGTGAGCTGCAGTTGGACCGCAAGGGACTGTATGTGCGGCGCTGA
- a CDS encoding N-acetylmuramoyl-L-alanine amidase family protein, which yields MRKRYLIAAAWLTLLLLAACSNGADSGSGGNIASTSLSAGPAEDTALHAPSARSGGQPQRSSQPYQGKVYKVVVDPGHGGEDPGAVSVSGRLEKEFNLNLSEQIAARVEQDPQLEILLTRTGDAFISSQELFRPQFANNLPADLFISIHGNTYEDASASGTETFYYHEESLAWAETIHKHVIQATGLKDRGVKKGNFFVLRDTVMPSVLLELGYLTNPGDEAKMWTSVFQESVASAVIDGIREYLGLE from the coding sequence ATGAGGAAAAGGTACCTGATAGCTGCCGCATGGCTCACCCTGCTGTTACTGGCGGCATGCAGTAATGGGGCAGACAGCGGATCAGGCGGGAACATTGCCAGTACCAGCCTCAGTGCGGGCCCGGCTGAGGATACTGCTCTCCATGCACCATCTGCCAGATCAGGCGGTCAGCCGCAGCGCAGCAGCCAGCCCTACCAGGGCAAGGTCTATAAGGTTGTAGTAGATCCGGGGCACGGCGGCGAAGATCCCGGGGCAGTCTCTGTAAGCGGACGCCTGGAGAAGGAGTTTAATCTGAACCTGTCAGAGCAAATCGCTGCCAGGGTGGAGCAGGACCCGCAGCTTGAGATCCTGCTTACCCGGACCGGGGATGCTTTTATTTCCTCACAAGAGCTATTCCGGCCCCAGTTCGCCAATAACCTGCCCGCAGACTTGTTCATCTCCATTCATGGTAATACCTATGAGGATGCATCGGCCTCGGGTACAGAAACCTTTTATTATCATGAAGAATCCTTGGCTTGGGCCGAGACGATACATAAGCATGTCATTCAAGCTACCGGCCTTAAAGACCGCGGCGTGAAGAAGGGGAATTTCTTCGTTCTGCGCGATACGGTAATGCCGTCGGTGCTGCTGGAGCTGGGGTATCTAACCAATCCCGGCGACGAGGCGAAGATGTGGACCTCCGTGTTCCAGGAGAGCGTGGCCTCCGCTGTTATAGATGGGATTAGGGAGTATTTGGGGCTGGAGTGA